In Ignavibacteriales bacterium, the following proteins share a genomic window:
- the hemC gene encoding hydroxymethylbilane synthase, which yields MLNTIRIGTRSSELALWQTYHVKALLEARFPGLAIDVQKIKTTGDKILDAPLAKIGDKGLFTKELEIALLENRVDIAVHSFKDVPTLIPEGLLIAAVLEREDVHDVFITNPKKSHQTFVGIPLNAIIATGSLRRKCQLLNTRPDLQIVEIRGNLNTRMKKLDSSEWDGMILAQAGVTRLGWASRITDILPLELMLPAVGQGALAIEIRIGDQRVQEMLRPLHDQTTAAAVTAERAFLHYLEGGCQIPIGAYGQINGNELRLNAVIGSLDGKRIVRGKKIGTIVDAEQIGIDLAKELFQQGGKEILEEIRQPF from the coding sequence ATGCTTAATACTATTCGCATCGGCACGCGCAGCAGTGAACTTGCGCTTTGGCAAACATATCACGTGAAAGCACTGCTCGAAGCACGTTTCCCCGGCCTTGCTATCGATGTACAAAAGATAAAAACCACCGGCGATAAAATCCTTGATGCACCGCTTGCAAAAATTGGTGATAAGGGTCTTTTCACCAAAGAGCTTGAAATTGCTTTATTGGAAAACCGCGTGGATATTGCCGTGCACAGCTTTAAGGATGTACCAACCCTTATTCCCGAGGGACTTCTCATCGCTGCTGTGCTCGAGAGAGAAGATGTGCACGATGTGTTCATCACCAATCCGAAGAAATCACATCAAACATTCGTCGGCATTCCTCTAAACGCCATCATCGCAACGGGAAGTCTGCGCCGAAAATGTCAATTGCTTAACACACGTCCCGACCTACAAATCGTTGAAATTCGAGGCAATCTGAATACACGGATGAAAAAATTAGATTCGTCCGAATGGGACGGAATGATTCTCGCACAAGCAGGTGTTACTCGCCTTGGCTGGGCGTCTCGAATTACGGATATTTTACCGCTTGAACTCATGCTTCCAGCTGTTGGCCAAGGTGCACTGGCAATTGAAATCAGGATCGGTGATCAGCGCGTTCAAGAAATGCTTCGCCCGCTTCACGATCAGACAACAGCTGCAGCTGTAACGGCAGAGCGTGCTTTTCTTCATTATCTCGAAGGCGGATGCCAAATTCCTATCGGTGCTTATGGACAAATAAATGGAAATGAATTGCGGCTCAATGCCGTGATTGGAAGTTTAGACGGGAAACGAATTGTACGAGGGAAAAAAATCGGAACAATTGTTGATGCCGAACAAATAGGAATTGATTTAGCAAAAGAATTGTTCCAGCAAGGCGGAAAAGAAATTTTAGAGGAAATCAGACAACCATTCTGA
- the hemE gene encoding uroporphyrinogen decarboxylase, producing MTNDLFLRACRREPVERTPVWIMRQAGRYLPEYRAVRAKVDFLTLCKTPELAAEVSIQPVDILGVDACIIFSDILIVPEAMGMKLFVEEGKGGPRFENPIRTRSDINKLAVPDPTRELKYVMEALRLTRKDLHGRVPLIGFAGSPWTLATYMVEGKGSKNFRAMKELVYSYPKDAHALLDKLARTVAAYLSAKIEAGAQAVQIFDTWGGILPPDEFKEFSLQYIEQVLRLLKRNGAPTIVFCKDCGHSIEAIADTGCDVVGLDWSIDIAKARMMVGSYAALQGNLDPTMLYAPPERIREGVKKILEKFGNGSGHIFNLGHGILPDIPVEHAKAFVQAVKEESVKYHR from the coding sequence ATGACAAATGATTTGTTTCTTCGTGCATGCCGGCGAGAACCTGTGGAACGGACGCCTGTGTGGATCATGCGCCAGGCAGGACGTTACTTACCGGAATACCGAGCTGTCCGTGCAAAGGTGGATTTTCTCACGCTCTGCAAGACACCTGAGCTTGCAGCAGAAGTTTCTATTCAACCGGTGGACATACTCGGAGTTGATGCCTGCATTATCTTCTCAGACATTCTTATTGTGCCGGAAGCTATGGGCATGAAATTATTTGTTGAGGAAGGCAAAGGCGGGCCGCGCTTTGAAAATCCCATTCGTACCCGTTCTGATATTAACAAACTTGCCGTCCCGGACCCGACTCGTGAGCTAAAATATGTGATGGAGGCACTCCGGCTCACACGAAAAGATTTACATGGGCGCGTTCCGCTCATCGGGTTCGCAGGATCGCCATGGACACTTGCAACCTATATGGTAGAAGGAAAAGGATCGAAGAATTTCCGTGCTATGAAAGAGCTCGTTTATTCCTACCCGAAAGATGCGCATGCCTTGCTCGATAAACTCGCACGGACTGTTGCCGCCTATCTCAGTGCGAAGATTGAAGCTGGCGCACAAGCTGTGCAAATATTCGATACGTGGGGCGGCATATTGCCGCCAGATGAATTTAAAGAATTCTCTCTCCAATATATCGAACAAGTTTTGAGACTTCTCAAGCGCAATGGCGCTCCAACAATTGTCTTCTGCAAAGACTGCGGACATTCCATTGAAGCTATCGCTGATACCGGTTGTGATGTTGTTGGACTTGATTGGTCCATCGATATCGCAAAGGCAAGAATGATGGTTGGCAGTTACGCTGCACTGCAAGGCAATCTCGATCCGACGATGTTGTACGCACCGCCGGAACGCATTCGCGAAGGTGTGAAGAAAATATTGGAGAAGTTCGGCAACGGATCTGGACATATATTCAATCTGGGCCACGGTATCTTACCGGATATTCCGGTCGAGCATGCAAAAGCATTCGTGCAAGCTGTGAAAGAAGAAAGTGTGAAGTATCATCGATAA
- a CDS encoding aminotransferase class I/II-fold pyridoxal phosphate-dependent enzyme, with amino-acid sequence MKKKISQQLSIATRAIHGKQLFAFKGPVATPIYQTSTYRFETSEDAIRYAKGDPSVYVYSRYHNPTVHDVEEKLALMENGEAAAIFASGMAAITTAILAVTKAGDNIISTPALYGGTYRWMRDELPKQNISVRFVDPHHLEEIARIADNRTTIVYIETPTNPTLAIVDIAEAVRQTKHAEKRLHHPILTMIDNTFATILNQDPFKFGVDVITESATKYLGGHTDILAGVVVGKEEFVKRVRALGKYHGGCADPFAAYLLGRSLKTFELRVHRQNENALALAHALEKNKRVNRVIYPGLLSHPQFQIAKKQMTGFGGMVTIEVKPSKRYSPIDAAAKVCDHLKVAVNAMSLGGVETLVSIPVYSSHVFMSDEELKRHGVTAGMIRISVGVEGIEDLIEDFEQALNMI; translated from the coding sequence ATGAAAAAGAAAATCTCCCAGCAACTTTCCATCGCCACACGGGCAATTCATGGAAAACAACTATTTGCATTTAAGGGACCCGTTGCAACTCCGATCTATCAAACCTCCACATATCGATTTGAAACATCCGAAGACGCAATCAGGTATGCAAAAGGAGATCCGTCTGTCTATGTGTATTCGCGCTACCACAATCCGACGGTTCACGACGTAGAAGAAAAACTTGCGTTGATGGAAAATGGTGAAGCAGCAGCAATCTTTGCATCTGGTATGGCGGCAATCACTACTGCAATTCTTGCGGTGACAAAAGCGGGCGATAATATCATCAGCACGCCGGCTTTATACGGCGGCACGTACCGATGGATGCGTGACGAATTGCCGAAACAAAATATCAGCGTGCGCTTTGTCGATCCTCATCATCTCGAAGAGATTGCTCGTATTGCCGACAACCGAACGACGATCGTTTATATTGAAACTCCAACCAATCCAACGCTTGCCATCGTGGATATTGCAGAAGCTGTACGTCAAACCAAACATGCAGAAAAAAGATTACATCACCCTATTCTGACAATGATTGACAATACGTTTGCTACAATTCTCAATCAGGATCCATTCAAATTCGGCGTTGATGTCATCACGGAAAGCGCCACAAAATACCTTGGCGGTCATACCGACATTCTCGCTGGTGTTGTTGTTGGCAAGGAAGAGTTTGTGAAGCGGGTACGCGCGCTTGGAAAATACCACGGCGGTTGCGCTGATCCATTTGCAGCGTATTTACTCGGTAGAAGTCTGAAGACGTTTGAACTTCGTGTGCACAGACAAAATGAAAATGCTCTTGCTCTTGCACATGCGCTGGAGAAAAACAAAAGGGTGAATCGAGTGATCTATCCCGGACTTTTATCGCACCCGCAATTTCAAATTGCAAAGAAGCAGATGACCGGCTTTGGTGGAATGGTCACAATTGAAGTGAAGCCGTCAAAACGGTATTCGCCGATCGATGCGGCAGCAAAGGTTTGTGATCATCTTAAAGTTGCTGTCAACGCAATGTCGCTGGGAGGTGTGGAGACCCTCGTAAGCATCCCTGTTTATTCTTCGCATGTCTTTATGTCCGACGAGGAGCTAAAGCGGCATGGTGTAACAGCGGGAATGATCCGTATTTCTGTTGGCGTGGAAGGTATCGAAGATCTCATTGAAGACTTTGAACAAGCACTGAATATGATTTAA
- a CDS encoding uroporphyrinogen-III synthase, with the protein MLESRGASVVCLPTIEIVDPDSWCECDAKIWKLAEYDSVCFTSKNAVEKFVQRIRLIRPQALNTLATRNLYAVGEKTKSTLEATGFSVQPIPQKHSAENLAHSFYGQNISGKHFLFPKSNIARDVLPQEIRSLGAVVDEIVTYKTVIPEPENLEHTRALLTDGKIDIITFFSPSSVRNFLEMISAEIVQRVFIAVIGPTTAEAAKEAGLEVTLVARQQTAESLVQGIVEYLGG; encoded by the coding sequence ATGCTCGAATCCAGAGGTGCGTCAGTAGTCTGTCTTCCTACAATAGAGATTGTCGATCCGGATTCTTGGTGTGAATGCGATGCGAAAATTTGGAAACTTGCTGAATATGACAGCGTCTGCTTTACCAGCAAAAATGCTGTAGAGAAATTCGTCCAGCGGATTCGTCTTATCCGTCCGCAGGCATTAAATACATTAGCTACGCGAAATCTGTATGCGGTCGGAGAAAAGACCAAGTCGACCTTGGAGGCAACTGGGTTCTCTGTGCAGCCGATTCCACAGAAACATTCTGCGGAAAATCTGGCACATTCATTCTATGGTCAGAATATTTCAGGAAAACACTTTCTCTTCCCGAAAAGCAATATTGCCCGTGATGTTCTCCCGCAAGAAATACGATCACTTGGCGCTGTTGTTGATGAAATAGTAACTTATAAAACAGTAATTCCAGAACCGGAGAATCTCGAACATACTCGCGCTCTTTTAACAGATGGAAAGATCGATATCATAACATTTTTCAGCCCATCAAGCGTTCGTAATTTTTTGGAAATGATTAGCGCGGAAATAGTGCAGCGCGTTTTCATTGCTGTTATCGGACCGACAACTGCAGAAGCGGCCAAAGAAGCGGGATTAGAAGTTACTCTCGTTGCCAGACAGCAGACAGCGGAGAGTTTGGTTCAAGGAATTGTGGAGTACCTTGGCGGTTAA
- the rpsT gene encoding 30S ribosomal protein S20 translates to MPRHKSAIKRVRQYASRAEGNKNRLSKVKTLVKKVRSSKTKEEASVALKNAVKYLDQLGAKGTIHKNNASNQKSRLTKFVNKIK, encoded by the coding sequence ATGCCACGACATAAATCAGCCATTAAACGAGTTCGTCAATATGCAAGCCGCGCAGAAGGCAATAAAAATCGCCTCTCGAAAGTGAAAACGCTCGTAAAGAAAGTGCGTTCTTCCAAAACTAAGGAGGAAGCAAGTGTCGCGTTGAAAAACGCTGTCAAGTATCTTGACCAGCTTGGCGCGAAAGGCACAATTCATAAGAATAATGCTTCCAACCAGAAGTCAAGACTTACAAAGTTTGTTAACAAAATTAAGTAA
- the hemH gene encoding ferrochelatase, with translation MSFTRKKIAVVLFQLGGPDSLEAIEPFLFNLFMDPDIIDFPLAFLARRPLAKLISRKRSSIVQNNYKLIGGKSPILDLTRLQAKALNESLIQQGIQAQVFIAMRYWHPMTDEIVSEIKAAGFDQLILLPLYPQFSQATTGSSVNEWNRQVKKQGLNLPTQFVCCYPNHPSLLEAFVENINKSLKKFFNISPADIDLVFSAHGVPVRYIQKGDPYQLHIEETVRRVVDLGKWNSPHTLCFQSKVGPIQWLKPSLIETVERLAGENRKHFLIIPIAFVTDHIETLHEINIDVRKHALSRGVQQFELMHALNDHPKFIECLTDLVIRHVTDAAKYTMCEMLWQENSNRTRPKKCPFYKL, from the coding sequence ATGTCGTTTACTCGTAAAAAAATTGCTGTTGTTCTCTTTCAACTTGGAGGACCGGATTCATTGGAAGCGATTGAACCGTTTCTTTTTAATCTTTTTATGGATCCTGATATCATCGATTTTCCGTTAGCATTTTTAGCGCGCCGGCCGTTAGCAAAATTGATATCCCGCAAGCGTTCATCAATTGTGCAAAACAATTATAAACTGATTGGAGGAAAGTCTCCCATTCTCGACCTCACGCGCCTTCAGGCAAAGGCACTCAATGAAAGTCTCATTCAGCAAGGTATTCAGGCGCAGGTATTTATCGCTATGCGGTACTGGCATCCGATGACAGACGAAATTGTAAGTGAAATAAAAGCTGCTGGATTTGATCAGCTCATTCTTCTCCCGCTTTATCCGCAATTCTCGCAAGCGACAACGGGTTCCAGCGTCAACGAATGGAATCGACAGGTAAAGAAACAAGGATTGAATCTTCCGACACAGTTTGTGTGCTGCTATCCAAATCATCCATCTTTATTGGAAGCGTTTGTCGAAAATATTAACAAATCGCTGAAGAAATTCTTCAATATCTCGCCGGCAGATATTGATCTCGTTTTCAGCGCTCATGGCGTTCCTGTTCGTTATATTCAAAAAGGCGATCCGTATCAGTTACACATTGAAGAAACTGTGCGCCGGGTAGTTGATCTGGGAAAATGGAATTCTCCGCATACACTCTGTTTCCAGAGTAAGGTCGGACCAATACAATGGCTCAAACCATCTCTTATCGAAACGGTAGAGCGGCTCGCAGGTGAAAATCGTAAGCACTTTCTCATCATTCCGATAGCATTTGTAACGGATCATATTGAGACATTGCATGAAATCAATATTGATGTACGCAAGCACGCACTGTCACGAGGTGTTCAGCAATTTGAACTTATGCATGCATTAAATGATCATCCGAAATTCATAGAATGTTTAACAGACCTGGTGATACGGCACGTAACAGATGCTGCCAAATATACTATGTGCGAAATGCTCTGGCAGGAAAACAGCAATAGAACAAGACCCAAGAAATGTCCATTTTATAAATTATAA
- a CDS encoding alkaline phosphatase family protein produces MKILRSLFLLLCFFSLSLCSQNVIIVVMDGARYSETFGSDSLYIPHIWNQLRMLGTIWTNFYNDGLTKTDPGHATIATGVWQTIDNKGNGRPEHPTVFEYFRKYTKAPMKAAAVVAGKQKLAILTYSTHPDYGTEYRASSFISSTDISVLSDVKKILSFNRPQIMMINLPSTDSAGHSGRWTKYLTAIHIADSLIWNLWQTLQSDSLYRNTTTLFVTNDHGRHDDAHGGFKSHGDSCEGCRHILCLAVGHRFQANQIIKQRRTQCDIAPTVGELLSFPTPFSIGTSLLRDVDSDKVEIQNKK; encoded by the coding sequence ATGAAAATTCTACGTTCCCTTTTCTTGTTACTATGTTTTTTTTCTCTTTCGCTGTGCAGCCAGAATGTGATCATTGTGGTGATGGATGGCGCTCGTTATTCTGAAACCTTCGGTTCAGATTCTCTGTACATACCGCATATCTGGAACCAACTTCGTATGCTTGGCACCATTTGGACAAACTTTTATAACGATGGTTTGACAAAAACCGATCCTGGGCATGCAACAATTGCAACAGGAGTTTGGCAAACAATTGACAATAAAGGAAACGGCAGGCCTGAACATCCAACGGTGTTTGAATATTTCCGCAAATATACTAAGGCACCCATGAAAGCAGCCGCAGTTGTTGCTGGAAAACAAAAATTAGCTATACTTACTTACAGTACTCATCCTGATTATGGCACAGAATATAGAGCCTCATCATTCATTAGTTCTACTGATATTTCTGTGTTAAGCGATGTAAAAAAAATTCTTTCATTCAACCGACCGCAGATTATGATGATCAATCTGCCCAGTACCGATAGCGCCGGACATTCAGGTCGTTGGACTAAATATCTTACTGCAATACATATTGCTGATTCGCTTATTTGGAATCTTTGGCAGACTCTTCAGTCAGATTCTCTCTATCGGAATACGACGACGCTTTTTGTAACAAATGATCATGGCAGGCACGATGATGCACATGGCGGTTTTAAAAGCCATGGTGATAGCTGTGAAGGATGCCGACATATTCTTTGTCTTGCTGTCGGGCACAGGTTCCAAGCAAATCAGATTATCAAGCAGAGGCGAACTCAATGCGATATTGCACCAACGGTCGGTGAACTTCTTTCTTTTCCAACACCATTTTCGATAGGAACGAGCTTACTGCGGGATGTCGATTCCGATAAAGTCGAAATTCAAAACAAGAAATGA
- a CDS encoding cyclase family protein, which produces MQTLIDLSLPLTDLMPVYPGDEPPHLLKVNTITLDGFNNFHLSTTMHTGTHIDGPMHLTQSEEFLNEIPLEQCIGVGCLLNAAGRTNIPLTTEYELLVQPQSIVLLYTGMSSMFGCKEYFNNYPTISRELAQLFIQRQVKMVCIDSPSPDRHPFDIHKLLLENNVLIAENLTNLDKLLTTNKLEVIALPLKIHADSSPARIIARILE; this is translated from the coding sequence ATGCAGACACTTATCGATCTATCGCTTCCCCTTACCGACTTGATGCCAGTGTACCCTGGTGATGAACCGCCACATCTTCTGAAAGTGAACACCATTACGTTGGATGGATTCAACAATTTCCATTTGTCCACCACCATGCACACAGGAACACACATTGACGGTCCAATGCATTTAACACAGAGTGAAGAGTTTTTAAATGAAATTCCGTTGGAACAATGCATTGGCGTAGGATGTCTTCTGAATGCTGCCGGCAGGACCAATATTCCGCTCACAACAGAGTACGAATTACTCGTTCAACCACAAAGCATTGTTTTGCTGTACACAGGAATGAGCAGTATGTTCGGGTGCAAAGAATACTTTAATAATTATCCAACAATCAGTCGAGAACTCGCTCAATTGTTCATCCAACGACAGGTGAAGATGGTTTGCATTGATTCACCGTCGCCGGATCGGCATCCCTTTGATATTCACAAACTGTTATTAGAAAACAACGTACTTATTGCAGAGAATCTGACCAACCTCGACAAACTTTTAACGACCAATAAACTTGAGGTGATCGCATTGCCGCTGAAGATTCATGCTGATAGTTCGCCAGCGAGAATTATTGCACGAATACTGGAGTGA
- a CDS encoding glycosyltransferase family 2 protein: MTLAVFFFRQEIIENPAFSDFVMYLYFISLLILFAFGAHGFVMVYHYMKQRGIANIQPLLKETPVVTIQLPLFNELYVTNRLIDAVCALEYPKDKLEVQVLDDSTDETIELVAKAVTHYRALGYDIKHIRRTNRSGYKAGALKHGLETARGEFIAIFDADFVPNTDFLIKTIPHFFTDPKIGVVQTRWEHINREYSMLTRAQAFALDGHFVVEQDVRNKAGFFIQFNGTGGVWRKATILDAGNWQSDTLTEDLDLSYRAQLRGWKFKYLTDVTSPAELPAEVSALKSQQFRWTKGAIETARKMIPVVWKSNIPLRIKIHSTFHLTSNIVYPFIVLAGILNGPLIFIKQQGGHEAYFAMMSVFVIAFIGSFLFYLISQKAVYPDWRRRIMLFPLFMAGSMGFAVNNSRAVFEGLFKRKSEFVRTPKYAIEGKKDTWKKNMYISKKKFDWVVAIEIILAVYCFFGVISSLYYLEIAAVPFQMLYFMGFACVSWLSVRHALEARKLRQQTQ, from the coding sequence ATGACACTCGCAGTATTTTTCTTTAGGCAAGAAATTATCGAGAATCCAGCATTCTCGGATTTTGTAATGTATCTGTATTTTATTTCATTACTTATTCTCTTCGCGTTCGGTGCACATGGATTTGTGATGGTATATCATTACATGAAACAGCGCGGAATTGCAAATATTCAACCGCTTCTGAAGGAAACACCAGTTGTGACGATACAACTCCCACTATTCAACGAATTGTATGTTACCAATCGGCTGATTGATGCGGTATGCGCTCTTGAATATCCTAAGGACAAATTGGAAGTGCAGGTGCTGGATGACTCGACGGACGAGACAATTGAATTAGTGGCGAAAGCTGTAACTCACTATCGTGCTCTGGGATATGACATTAAACATATCCGCCGTACAAACCGTTCCGGTTATAAAGCTGGCGCACTGAAGCATGGGCTTGAAACCGCACGAGGTGAATTCATTGCAATCTTCGATGCGGACTTTGTCCCCAACACAGATTTTTTAATAAAAACAATTCCTCATTTTTTTACTGATCCAAAAATTGGCGTGGTGCAAACGCGATGGGAGCATATCAATCGAGAATACTCGATGCTCACACGCGCACAGGCATTTGCCCTCGATGGGCACTTTGTTGTAGAACAAGATGTGCGTAATAAAGCAGGATTCTTCATCCAGTTTAATGGTACAGGAGGTGTCTGGCGTAAGGCAACCATTCTTGATGCTGGTAATTGGCAATCGGATACACTAACGGAAGATCTGGATCTAAGCTATCGAGCACAACTTCGGGGCTGGAAATTCAAATATCTCACTGACGTTACATCACCGGCAGAATTACCCGCCGAGGTCAGCGCTTTGAAATCTCAACAATTTCGCTGGACGAAGGGTGCTATTGAGACTGCTCGCAAAATGATTCCAGTGGTATGGAAGTCAAATATACCACTGCGCATCAAGATTCACTCAACATTTCACTTGACAAGCAACATTGTCTATCCGTTTATAGTTCTGGCTGGAATATTGAACGGCCCACTCATTTTTATCAAACAACAAGGCGGACATGAAGCGTACTTTGCAATGATGTCTGTTTTTGTGATCGCATTCATCGGCTCATTCCTGTTTTATCTCATATCACAAAAAGCTGTTTATCCGGATTGGCGTCGGCGCATCATGCTCTTTCCCCTCTTTATGGCGGGCAGTATGGGGTTTGCGGTAAACAATTCGCGTGCCGTGTTTGAAGGGCTCTTTAAGCGTAAGAGCGAATTTGTACGGACGCCAAAATATGCTATCGAAGGCAAAAAAGACACCTGGAAAAAGAATATGTACATCAGCAAAAAGAAATTCGACTGGGTGGTAGCAATTGAAATTATTCTTGCTGTCTATTGCTTCTTCGGTGTGATTTCATCATTATACTATTTAGAGATAGCCGCAGTGCCGTTCCAGATGCTCTATTTTATGGGATTCGCATGTGTTTCGTGGCTCTCTGTCAGACACGCACTTGAGGCAAGAAAACTTCGTCAACAAACACAATGA
- the hemA gene encoding glutamyl-tRNA reductase gives MNLLCAGISHHTAPLDVRERLWFSSEEIRQTLPLLKPTGIEECVMFSTCNRTELYVLTENNTLPAEDIKRILIVQKAADGKVQLSDLFTLTAGDAARHLFRVAAGIDSMVLGDVQILAQVKEGFLLATELGTAGFFMNRLFQLAFRAGKRARTETEIGDGAVSVSYAAVELAEKIFDDLHKKSALVIGAGETAVLTATHLRGKEIGRLFITNRTQERAEQLAAKVQGVVIPFGNWVDTLPDVDIVISSVEVNKFILAAPDIQRALEHHSNKTLFVIDIGVPRNIDPEVKNIENVFLYDLDTLNLMVEENLQKRRAEIPKVEAIITEVLTELTRWYSSLEVNPTITALTQFMENIRQEELAKNINRFDPKDRELVELVTKRIINKIVHAPIVNLRGGQETSLVERLQKMSAIQKLFGLTNLPKEDSDA, from the coding sequence ATGAATCTTCTTTGCGCTGGCATATCACACCACACGGCTCCACTGGATGTTCGTGAACGGCTCTGGTTTTCTTCCGAGGAAATACGTCAAACCCTGCCTCTTTTGAAACCTACCGGCATAGAAGAATGCGTCATGTTCTCTACATGCAACAGGACTGAACTGTACGTGTTAACCGAAAACAACACACTTCCAGCAGAGGATATTAAAAGAATATTAATCGTGCAAAAAGCGGCAGATGGCAAAGTTCAATTATCTGACCTCTTCACGCTCACGGCAGGTGATGCAGCGCGGCATCTCTTTCGTGTTGCTGCCGGCATTGACTCAATGGTGTTGGGTGATGTGCAGATTCTCGCCCAGGTGAAAGAAGGATTTCTCCTCGCCACAGAACTTGGCACAGCAGGCTTTTTTATGAACCGTCTATTCCAACTTGCCTTTCGTGCTGGTAAACGCGCACGGACGGAAACAGAAATTGGAGATGGCGCCGTCTCCGTCAGCTATGCCGCAGTAGAATTAGCGGAAAAGATTTTCGATGATTTGCACAAGAAGTCTGCGCTTGTTATTGGCGCCGGTGAAACAGCAGTGTTAACAGCAACCCATTTACGCGGTAAAGAAATCGGCAGGCTTTTCATCACAAATCGCACACAGGAGCGCGCCGAACAGCTCGCAGCAAAAGTTCAGGGCGTGGTTATTCCCTTCGGCAACTGGGTCGATACACTTCCCGATGTAGATATTGTGATTTCGTCTGTCGAGGTGAATAAGTTCATTCTCGCTGCACCTGATATTCAGCGCGCCTTGGAGCATCATAGTAATAAGACCTTATTCGTAATTGATATCGGCGTTCCGCGTAACATCGACCCGGAAGTAAAAAATATTGAAAATGTTTTTCTTTACGATCTCGACACGCTCAATTTAATGGTTGAAGAAAATCTGCAAAAACGACGAGCAGAAATTCCAAAAGTCGAAGCCATTATCACAGAGGTCCTTACTGAGCTGACACGCTGGTATTCGTCACTCGAAGTCAATCCTACGATTACCGCACTCACACAGTTCATGGAAAACATCCGGCAGGAAGAGCTTGCCAAAAACATAAACCGGTTCGACCCGAAAGACCGCGAACTTGTGGAGTTGGTGACAAAACGCATTATTAATAAAATTGTACACGCGCCAATTGTAAATTTAAGAGGCGGGCAAGAAACATCGCTCGTGGAACGTTTGCAAAAGATGAGTGCCATTCAAAAATTATTTGGACTTACCAATCTGCCCAAGGAAGATTCTGATGCTTAA
- a CDS encoding CoA pyrophosphatase, with amino-acid sequence MQFSVESIKYFFQSFHRIIQENSECTPAAVLILLFEKDGQLHVVLTKRTDRVKHHKGQISFPGGTKDEEDITIIATALREAEEEIGLSKNNIEVLGLYNDFITPSGFCITPVIAFYPTMITFSINPSEVSEVFDVPLSFFLNNRNEQVEFPIFNGIKRPVYYYSYGNHEIWGATAIMLRSFLLDLAKQNGWKKTL; translated from the coding sequence ATGCAATTCTCTGTTGAGTCGATCAAGTATTTTTTTCAATCCTTTCATCGCATCATACAGGAAAATTCTGAATGTACTCCTGCGGCTGTCCTCATCTTGCTTTTTGAAAAAGACGGTCAGCTTCATGTTGTTTTAACAAAGCGCACTGACCGTGTAAAACATCATAAGGGACAAATCTCTTTTCCCGGCGGAACAAAAGACGAAGAGGACATTACAATTATTGCGACGGCTTTACGGGAAGCGGAAGAAGAAATTGGCCTCTCAAAAAACAATATTGAAGTACTTGGCTTATACAATGATTTCATTACACCAAGTGGATTCTGCATCACCCCTGTCATAGCGTTTTATCCAACTATGATTACGTTCTCGATAAATCCTTCGGAGGTCTCTGAAGTTTTTGATGTACCTTTGTCTTTCTTCCTCAACAATCGGAATGAACAAGTAGAATTTCCTATATTCAACGGAATAAAAAGACCGGTGTATTATTATTCTTACGGCAACCATGAAATTTGGGGAGCGACAGCAATTATGTTACGATCGTTTTTGCTTGACCTTGCCAAGCAAAATGGATGGAAAAAGACTTTGTAA